The genomic interval ACAATCCATCAGGCCAAAGGCCTCGAATGGCAGGCGGTGTTTGTGATTTACATGGTGGATGGTCGGTTTCCTTCCTCCCGTTCGATGAAGGTCCCCGAAGATCTTGAAGAAGAACGGCGCCTGTTCTACGTGGCTACGACTCGCGCAAAAAATCAACTCTACATGACGTACATACTTTTCTCGGAAAGTTACAATCAGGGCCCCTATTTTCACAGGCCTTCCACCTTCTTGAAGGAACTCAAGCGCGATCACTACGACCTGTGGCAAGTCGATGAAAGACTAGAGGTAGCACAAGGGTTGCCCGAATTCATCAAGGACGACGCCGCCGACTACTTCCAGTAACAAAGTAGCGCGGACGCCCCGTCTGCGCAGCGCTTACAAACTGTTTATAATCACAAACCACCCTAAGGCAAGAAAAATCCCAAGCACCGCATCAGCGGCATAATGATAGCGACCCATCACAGTAGAGACCGTGATGCTGATTGCGAGAAAAAGGAAAACCAGCCCTGCGATCCAGTGAATTTGAAGCATCGCCAACGCAATCGCCACGGATGCGGCAACGTGAGCGCTTGGAAATGTATTCACCTGAATGCTCGCGTGCTGAATCACAAGAAAATTCATTTTCCGCAGAGATCCGGGAAGTGAAACATCGCGGAATTTCCATGGTGGATAGGTCTGGTAGAGAGAAACAACAATGTGACAGAGAAAGGTCGGCGGCAGAACGATGGTCCAGAAAAAATCTACCTGATTTCGGAGATTCAGCGCATATAAAGTTGCGATCGCACCCGGCACAAGCGGATAGCAAAAGAAGTAAGCGATCTCCCAAAACAGGTTTACGGGAACAGGAAGTTTCGCAAACAATCTTTGATCAAAACGTTCCAGGTATGCCTGCAACTTCTCATTCGTCTTTGAAAAGAAACTTCCTCCTTGCCAGTAAACGAACAACATGAGGAGCGCAGGAATCCAATCCCGCAGGACTGTGAAGATTGTACCGAGCCAGATCAGAAGCATGCCGCAGATTCCAAGAGTTATTACGCGGATTCGCTGCCGTGGCGGAAGAGTGCGGATCAAACCGAGTACAAGGAAGAGAGCGAGAAATGCAAAACAGATCCACTCGGAGGTGCGCATCCGTCAGGAGACACCCAGAATGCGTGAGGCAATTTTCCGTAGAATCCGCCGGTTGTTTTGTTGTTCTCCAGGCATGAAAAGCCAGGCCAGCATCCTGACAGGGGCTGGCATTTGCTGCGTGGGAAAAAATGCTGTTAACGCTTCCCTTGGATTTTCCCGGACGAAATCCAGCAGCGAAACGCGATGGACGCAAGAAACCGTGCAGAACGGCGCGCAAGACTTTACGGTGGAGTACTCCCGCTTGAGGTCTTCCAGTGAATATTTTTCTAGCGGGATGGCGGGAAAGCCGCGCTGCTGCGAACAATAATGCACCAGGCCGTCTTCACAAATATACAGATAGCGGCTGCCCGCGCGGCATTTCCATTCGTTCGGGAGTCCCAGAGTCAGATTTTTTTGAAACTGATTGTAAAAAGCGAAATTCAGAAACGTTTGTTTTCCAAAACTCTGAGCTTCCTGATAAGCGGCGAGATGTTCCGGCTGCAGAGGTTTTAACTGCCCTTCTCCGTCATGAATGATTCCGACCGTGCTGGTGAGTCCCAGCTCTACGGCTCTGTGAGCCACTTTAACAGCGTCCTGCGGATTTTTGATGGAACTGCCCACCACAGAATTGATATTCACATGAAACTCCGCATAGGTGGAAAGCCACTGCAATTTCTTGTCCAAGACCTTCAAACTCTTCATCGAAACATCATCCGGATTCACGTTGTCCACGCTGATTTGAAGATGGTCCAGGCCCACTTTGTTGAAACGTTTGATCCGGTCCACGGTCAGTAAATAGCCATTCGTCAGTAGCCCGGCGAAAATACCGTGATCTGCAATCCGTTGGATGATGGCATCCAGATCCGGATGAAGCATCGGCTCACCGCCGCTTAGGTGAATCGCCTCGGTGCCCAGTCTTGCCAGATGATCGATGCGCTGCAACATCTCCTCTATAGGAACCGGCTTGGAGAAACTATCGAATTCGTTACAGTATGTGCACGAAAGGTTGCACCGCCGAATCGGAACCACGTGCGCAAGCACGGGATGGGTCGTGGATTTCAAAGCCCGCGCTACCATCCGCGCTTCTCTTGCTGTGCGTGCGTACGCACGGAACCGCCGCCGCAATAGAACCAGCATAAATTGAAGATATACTAATGGAGCGCGGGCTTCCAGCCCGCATTACGGACCGCAGGCATCTTGCCTGCGCACTTGAAGTCCGCGGCCCTTAATGCGGGCAAGATGTCCGCGCTCCGTATTATGAAAGGTAGGAGAAAGAGGACCATGGAAACAAAGACTCTCGGCACAGACAACACTATCAAAGACTTCAATCAAATTTCGGCATCAGCATCGACCGGCAACATCGATAAGATTCGCGACATTCTCTTCGGCTCGCAAATGCGCGATTACGAAAAACGCTTTACCAAACTGGAGGAACGCCTCCAGCGCGAACACCAGGAGCTGAAAGAAGAAATGCGAAAACGGCTGGATTCCCTGGAAAGTTATGTCCGGAGTGAAGTGGATGCTTTGAGCTCCCGGATCACAACAGAACAGGAACAGCGGGGGGATTCGTTGACCGACTTGTCCCGGGAAATGAAAGACATTGCGAAATCGCTCGAAAAGAAAAATGCTCAGCTGGATGAGTCGTTCAACAAGAACAATCGCGAGATGCGCCAGCAGGCTCTCGATCAAACCAAACAATTGATGGAAGAGATTCAGTCGAAGCATCAATCGCTTTCACAATCGCTGGAAAGGGCCGTACGCGAATTGACCGAAGAGAAGATGGAACGCAGCGGATTGGCCGATCTTTTTACCGAGATGGCCATGCGATTGAACAATCAGTTTCACATCAACACGGAAGAGGTAAGTGGAAATGAGTGATTCTCCTGAAAAAGGAGAAGGGACGGATAAAAAGTCCAACGGCAGCGACAAGCTGAATGAACTGCGGAACATCCTTTTTCCGGAGCGGGCGGAGCTCGACTCTTTGCAGGAGAAGCTGAATAACCCTGAAGTGCTTGCTGATAGCGTCAGCAAGATATTGCCGCAAGCGGTCCGGATGCGCGCCGGTCGCGATGAAGATTT from bacterium carries:
- a CDS encoding radical SAM protein; this encodes MLVLLRRRFRAYARTAREARMVARALKSTTHPVLAHVVPIRRCNLSCTYCNEFDSFSKPVPIEEMLQRIDHLARLGTEAIHLSGGEPMLHPDLDAIIQRIADHGIFAGLLTNGYLLTVDRIKRFNKVGLDHLQISVDNVNPDDVSMKSLKVLDKKLQWLSTYAEFHVNINSVVGSSIKNPQDAVKVAHRAVELGLTSTVGIIHDGEGQLKPLQPEHLAAYQEAQSFGKQTFLNFAFYNQFQKNLTLGLPNEWKCRAGSRYLYICEDGLVHYCSQQRGFPAIPLEKYSLEDLKREYSTVKSCAPFCTVSCVHRVSLLDFVRENPREALTAFFPTQQMPAPVRMLAWLFMPGEQQNNRRILRKIASRILGVS
- a CDS encoding phosphatase PAP2 family protein, which codes for MLLIWLGTIFTVLRDWIPALLMLFVYWQGGSFFSKTNEKLQAYLERFDQRLFAKLPVPVNLFWEIAYFFCYPLVPGAIATLYALNLRNQVDFFWTIVLPPTFLCHIVVSLYQTYPPWKFRDVSLPGSLRKMNFLVIQHASIQVNTFPSAHVAASVAIALAMLQIHWIAGLVFLFLAISITVSTVMGRYHYAADAVLGIFLALGWFVIINSL